The genomic interval CCGGGTCACGTGAATCTGCACATCACGAAAATACGGGCGCATGTTCTTGTCGATAAACGGAAAGCTCAGGCGCTGCAACTCCTCGCTCACTTCCACCATCGGCGCCACATAGCGGCGCAGGCGCAGGATGTCGCGGCGCAGGCTGTGCAGGCGGCGGATGTCATCCTCCTGCAACGAACCGCCGAGCACGCTTTGCTCCAACTCCTCGATTTCACCATGAATGGCCTCGCTGACCGGCTGGTAGTTCTCGGTGACGAAGTCGAGCAGGGCGTACAGCACAAAATCTTCACCGTGCTCCAGCAGCAGCGGCCGCGCCTCGCAGCGCTGGCGCACCAGGGCATAGGATTTGGAGTGGCCATTGCGGCACGTGATGATGTAGCCGTTGCCGGCAAAGATATGCGTTTCGATGAACTCCAGCTTGCCTTCATGGCGCACTGGCGAGTAGGTGACGATGAACAGCGCGTCGCCGAAGGTTTCCAGTTTGGGCCGGCTGTGCTTTTCCAGGGCGTCTTCGATGGCCAGCTCGTGCAGGTTGAACTGGCATTGCAGGTTGGCCAGTTCCTCGGCGTTGGGCTCTTCCAGGCCAATCCACACAAAGTGCCCCGGCTTGCGCGCCCACTCGCTGCCTTCGTCGATGCTGATGTTGGTGACCTTTCTGCCGGCGCTGTACACCGCCGATGCCACGACTCGACCCATGGTTGCCTGCTTATTCCGGTTGAACACGGGGTACAGCTTGGGCCGTACCCGGCCCAAGAGCAACCGGCTTCAGGCCAGCTCGTGTTCCATGCGGTCGATGCATTGCTGCATCTGCACCCGGCACTGCTCGATCAGCGCCGGGATGTCCCGTTGGGTCATGCCGGCGGTTGTAATGGGCGGCAGCGAACGGACGACTACCGTGCGCTGGCGCCAGCTGTTCAGGCCCATGCGTTTGGCATAGCGGCTGACGCATACCGGCACAATCGGCACGCCGGCCTCGATGGCCATGTGAAAAGCGCCTTTCTTGAATGCCAGCAAGTGTTCACCAGGGTTGCGTGTGCCTTCGGGGAACACCCAGATCGAGGTATCGTCCTGCAGCACGCGGGTGGTTTTCTGCAGGGCCTTGCGTGCCTGGTAGCTGTTCTTGCGGTCGATCAGCACGTTGCCGCCCAGCCAGAACAGCTGGCCGAACAACGGAACCCAGCCCAGGCTTTTCTTGCCGATGGCAACGGTGCGTCGTGGCACGACCTGGCCGAGCACGAACAGGTCGAAGTTGGATTGGTGGTTGGCGATGATCACGCAACCGGGGGGCTGATCCCATAGCGGGCCGACCTCGGCCTTGACCTTGATGCGCAGCAGTCTGGTGGCCGGGCGGCTGTAGAGGTGGGCGAATATGCGGCTGTTGTCGGGGTTGAAGGGGCGGCACAGGCCGATGACCAGGCCCACGACGCCAACCACAAGGAAATGCAGCGCCAGCAGAAGCATGCGCAAGGAATAAAGCATGGTACGACTCACACCAGACAGTCGCCGGGGAGTGTACGGATGTGCACTGGTTCGGGCAAACCTTGTTGCTGCGCCTTGCTGACGGTGGCAGCAGGCTTGCCCCGCGAACACCGGCGGAGCCGGTGCCGTGCAACGCGTTGCCTGCTTCGCGGGGCAAGCCCGCTCCCACAGAGGCCGGTGGGCCTAGCCCATATGCTGCTGGTCCAGCTCGATCGCCTTGTCCAGGGCCTCCAGCAGGCCTTTACGCACTTTCAGCTTGGTGTTCTTGTGCGCCAGCATGTTCAGCTTCTTCAATTCACGCGCCGCCGCCAGTGCCGCTTCCTGCAACTGCTCGGCCGGCACCACTTTGTCGAGGAAGCCGGCATCGACCGCCGCGTGTGGGTCGAATACCTCGGCATTGATCACCGAGCGGTGGAAGGCTGAGCGGCGCAGGCGGTCGCGGGCCAGTTCGATACCGGCATGGTGCATGGTCATGCCGATCTGCACTTCGTTCAGGCACACCTTGTACGGGCCTTCGACGCCAATGCGGTAATCGGCCGACAGCAGCAGGAAAGCGCCCTTGGCCACGGCATTGCCCGGGCAGGCGACCACCACCGGGAACGGGTGCGACAGCAGGCGGCGGGCGAGGGTAGAGCCGGCGGTGACGAGGCTGATTGCCTCTTGCGGGCCGCTGGTCATCACCTTGAGGTCGTAACCACCCGACAGGATGCCTGGCTGCCCGGTGATGATCACCACTGCGCGCGCTTCGATCGCGCGGTCGAGCGCGGCGTTGAAGGCGGTGATGACGTCCGGCGAGATGGCGTTGACCTTGCCGTTGTTCAGGGTCAGGGTGGCGATGCCGTCTTCGGCGTGGTAGTTAATCAGCTCGCTCATGGCAGAGTCCTTTTGTTGGCGTGGCGACGACGTTACCCAGCGCCAGAGGCCAGGTAAAGCAGCAAGGCTGACTGGTCGGTCAGCGTTCACCGCGTGCCAAATGCAAATACATGAAAAATTTGAAAAAAGTGCTTGCCAAAGGGAATGTCTTTCACTAAATTAGCGCACCTCGACGGGCCGCAAGGCTTGAAGAGAAACGGTGAAGTGTCCGAGTGGTCGAAGGAGCACGCCTGGAAAGTGTGTATACGAGAAATCGTATCAAGGGTTCAAATCCCTTCTTCACCGCCACATTCTACGAAGAGCCCCCGCGCTGAAAAGCACGGGGGCTTTTTGTATTTGGGCCTTTGGGGCTGCTTTGCAGCCCATCGCGACGCAAAGCGGCCCCAAGATCTTAAAAGCTGACCGAAGCCGAAAGCCGAGCGGTACGTGGCGCCCCCTGGAACAGGTAGTTATCCCCCAGATAGTCCCCCACATCGCGCCAATAGCGTTTGTCGAACACGTTATCCACGGTCAGGCGCAGCACCGTGTCATACCCGCCAATGCGCGTACGATACCGGCTCCCTACATCGAACACGGTGTACCCGCCAACCTCCACATTGCCCGCCTGGCTCGCATACTTGCTGGCGCTGTAGCGCGCCCCGCCCAACAGGGCCAGCCCCGGTACCGGCAGCGTGTATTGCGCGTGCAGTGCTGCCCGGAACCTGGGCACATTGATTGCCTGATGGCCTTCATAGGCATCGGTACCGCTGTTTTTCACCCGCGCACGAATGGCTGCGGCGCTGGCCTGTACCTGCAAGTTGCGGGTTACCCAGCCGCTGGCACCCAGCTCCAGGCCGGTGTTTTTCTGCTGGCCTTGCTGCACGTAGGTGAAGTTGCCAGCACCGTCCGGGCGTGCGTACTGGTAGGCCTGGCGGATCTGGAACAGCGCGGCGCTGAGGCTCAGGCCTTGCCAGTCGTGCTTGAGGCCCAGTTCCAGTTGGTGTGAGGTTGTGGGGGCGAGGATTTCGGCAGCGTTGCTGGCAAACCAGGGTGCCGTGCCGCCGGCAGACAGGCCCTGGGCGTAGCTGGCGTATACCGTGGTATCTGGCTGCGGCTTGTAGATAAGTGCAGCATTGGGCAGCAACTCATATTGGCGGGTATGGCGCCCGGCAACACCGTTCTCGTCCCAGGTCTTTTCATCCAGGCGCACTTCACGGGCGCCCAGCACGGTCTGCCACTGTTCGTTGAAGCTGATGCGGTCGCTGACGAACAGGCCGTACTGACGGCTGTCCAGGCGGCGTTCGCTGGCGCCGACAGCTTTGTCGGACGGGTCGAAGGCGGGGGCGCCGGTGTAGATGTTGCCGGTACCCAGCCACTCGTTGTAGTACGGCCGTTGATCCAGCGTGCGCCGCTGCGCGCTGGTGCCCACGGTCAGTTCATGCCCCACGCCCAGCGCATCGAAGTGCCCGTTGAGCATGGCCTGTGCTTCATCGGTGCGGCGGGTGTCGTCGGGGCTGCGGAAGTCGTAGATGTCGTAGTCGCCATTGCCGGCAAAGAACGCGCCTTCGCTCGAACCCCAGGCAAACGCGCTGTAATCGTCGATCACCACCTTGCTGCGCGAGGCACTCAAGGTGCCGGTCCAGGCCTCGTTGAAGCGGTACTCGAAGCGCCCGCCCAGGTTCAGCGAGTCGTTCTGCACGGGTTTGGCCCAGTGCTGGTACGCCAAACGATCGTCCGGGTCGATGCCATGAGGCACTGCGGTGCCGCCCAGCAGTTGGTAACCCGGCACCGAGCGCTGTTCGCGGTGCTGGTATTCGGCATCCAGTTGCAGGGTGGCATCCGGGTTGATCTGCCAGTCGAAGGCCAGCGAGGCGAAGTCACGCTTGCCATCCGCATGGTCGACATACGAGCGGATGTCCTCATGGGCCAGGTTGGCACGCAGGCCGAACTGTTTTTCGCTGCCGAACCAGCCACCCAGGTCGGTGGCCAGGTAGCGTTCGCCCTGTGCGTTGGTCGACAGCGTGACGCTACGCACATCCTCGGCGCGCTTGGTCACGTAGTTGACCAGGCCACCCGGCTCTGAAACGCCGCTTTGCAGCCCGGACAGGCCCTTTAGCAACTCGACTTGCTGTTTGTTTTCCAGGGCCACGTTCTGCTCGCCGGCAATGGTCTGGCCGTTGATACGGTAGCTGCTGGCGGCGTTAAGCTCGAAGCCCCTCACGTTGAAGTTTTCGTAGTAGCCGATGGGGGCATAGCTTTCGCCAACCGAGGCGTCGCTTTGCAGCACTTCGCTTAGCTGGCGCACCTGCCGGTCTTCAAGCAGTTGCTGGCTGAAAACGCTGATGGCGGCAGGGGTATCAAGCAAGGGCGCGGGCTGGAAGCCGCCCACTGCGGCCTGGTGTGCCTGATAGCCGTCGTCGCCGTAGGTGTCGGACACCTGCAGCGGGGCCAGCACCACGCTGTTTTCGGCGAGCACATGGGGGCAATGCAGGGCCAGGCCCAGGCTGAGCAGGCTCAGGGGCAGGCGGGGGTGACGCGGGGGCATGCGGGGCTCCTGGATGCGCACACCTGTGCCGGCCTCTTCGCGGGTAAACCCGCGAAGAGGCCGGCACAGGCCATGAAAAAGGCGGCATCTTAACAGCCGCCCTCAGCATAAAACGATCCAGGCCCCGCGATATTCAGCCCTGGTTGGCAGGGTGCTTGTGCTGCCGCCAACTGTCATCGATCTTCGACCAGGTTTTGCCGTCGGTAATCGCCATGAGCTTGCGACCATCCTTGAAGGTGGCCAGGAAGGTAGCTTCTTGCTCCTTGCCGCCTAGCCACAGCCCGGCAAGCAAGCCCACCGGCCCGGCCACCAGGGCCCCCGCCACACCCCAGCCCAGGGCGCTGCCCAGGCTGCGGCTGGTTTCCAGGCTGGCCAGCCGGAGGTCGCTGATGCGGGCCAGGGAAATCCGCTCACCCGGTGACGGGCTGCGCGGGGTCTTGAGTGTGAGCGATCCGTTGCGATACTCGCCTTCACCTTGCAAGAAATCGCCGGATTGCACCGTGAGTCTTGTCATAAAGTCGTCCTGTCAGGAAAGGGCATTGACCAGCGCCTAATGGGCGCTGCCTGGCCTGGCAAGTCAACGACCATGCGACGGAGGGTCGTGCGGTGCATTGTCGCCGTGGCTAATGGCCTCTTCGCGGGCACGCCCGCTCCCACAGGCTTGTCACTGCCCTGAGGTTTGTGATGCACCTGTGGGAGCGGGCGTGCCCGCGAAGAGGCCAGCAAGAGTCATTCAGGCCACCTGCAAGGTGTTCTTGCGCTTACGCTCTGCCAGGCCCCACACCAGCAACGCCAGCCCGCCAATCACCAGGCCCGCCGCCACAATGCCCATCCAGCCCTGGTACTGGAACAACTGCGTGCCCAGCAATGACCCCAGCGCCCCGCCAATGAAATAGCAGGTGATATACCCGGCGTTCAGCCGCGTACGTGCCTCGGGGCGTAGGGCAATCACTGCGTTCTGATTGCTCACGTGCACCAGTTGTACCGCCAGGTCGAGCATCAGCACGCCCAGCAGCAGGGCCAGCAATGACTGCTGGGCAAAGCCCAGCGGCACCCACGACAGCAGCAACACCACCAGGCCCACGGTGGTACCCAGCGCGCCTTTGCCGCGGTCGGCCAGGCGCCCTGCCCAGTTCGCCGACAGCGCACCGGCTGCACCGGCCAGGCCGAACAGGCCGATCACTGCATCGGAGTAGTGGTAGGGGCCCTTGGTCAGCAAAAAGGCCAGGGGCGTCCAGAACAGGGCGAACAGGCTGAACGCCAGCAGGCCGAGCAGCGAGCGCAGGCGCAGGACCGGTTCTTCAATGAACAGGCGGAACACCGAGCCGATCAGTGCCGGGTACTTCAGCCCGGCATGGCTGTGATGCTGCGGCAGGCTGCGGTACAGCGCCACCGCGGTGACCGCCATCAGCACAGCGGCCAACACGTAGATGCTGCGCCAGCCGCCCAGTTCGGCCATAAAACCGGCAGCAGTACGTGCCAGCAGGATGCCCAGCAGCAGGCCGCTCATCAGCGTACCGACTGCGCGCCCACGCTGATGCGGCTCGCTGAGGGTCGCGGCCATGGGCACCAGAATCTGCGCCACCACCGAGAACAGCCCGGTCAGCGCCGTGCCGAGGATCAGCCAGGGCAGGCTCGGCGCACATGCACTGATGACCAGCCCTAACGTGGCAATGGCGGTCATCACGGTGATCAGCCGGCGCTGCTCGAAGAGGTCACCCAGCGGCGCCAGTAGCAACAGGCCGGCGCCATAGCTGAGCTGTGCGGCAATGACGATACTGCCGGCGCTGGCAGTGCTCAGGCCAAACTGCTGGGCGATGCTGTGCAGCAGCGGTTGGGCGTAGTAGTTGCTGGCCACGGCCAGGCCGGTGGCGGTGGCCATCAGCAGGATCATGGCGCGGCTGAGAGTGGGGGCGTTCATGCGGTTCTCTTGGCGGGCAGTAGGAAGTGGGGGAATTATCAAGAAGTGTCAGGCATGACGCCAATGTATAGTTTTCAACTTATCCATCTTGAAAGCAGATAGATCGATGAACCTCAAGCAGCTCGAATACGCCCTCGCCGTGGCCGACACTGGCAGTTTTACCCGTGCCGCTGAGCGCTGCCATGTGGTGCAGTCGGCGCTCAGCCACCAGGTGGCGCGGCTGGAAGCGCAGCTGGGTGTAAGCCTTTTTGAGCGCAGTTCGCGGCGGGTGCGCCTGACGCCTGCCGGTGAGGCCTTTGTGCTCAGCGCGCGGCCGGCGGTGGACGCGGCCCGGCGCATTGCCGATGACGTGGCGGCGGCATGCGGGCAGGTGCGCGGGCGGCTGGCGATAGGGGAAATCAGCTCGCTCACGGCGCTGGACCTGGTCGACTTGCTGGCCGTGTTCCACGGACGATTCCCGGATGTGGATGTGCGCTGGATCACGGCCAAGAGCGAATGGCTGATAGCCGATGTGGTCGAGCGGCGCCTGGACGTTGGTTTCATTGGCCTGTGGCAGGGCGAGGTGGTGCAGGGCGTGCAGCATCGGTTGCTGGCCAGGGAGGAACTGGTGGCGTTGTTGCCGGTTGATCATCGGCTGGCCGGCTGCGGGCAGCTGGCTTTGGCCGATCTGGCGGATGAAGTGCTGGTGGATTTCCCCGAAGGCACCGGGGCGCGGCGCCAGACAGATGAGGCGTTTCAGGCAGCGGGGCTGCAGCATCGGGTGCAATTCGAGATCGGCCATGTGCGCCTGGTGGAAAAGTTCGTGCAGCGGGGCATGGCGGTGGGCCTGGTGCCGGAACGGGTGGCCCAGGGTTTCGAAGGTGTGGCACTGGCGCGGTTGGTAGATGCGCCGGTGCGGCACCTGTATGCCGTGTGGTCCTCCAGCCCGACGCCTGCTGCCCGGGCGTTTCTGGAGGTGATGGAACAGCATCTGGGGGGCAATGATTGAGCCTGTTCTGGCCCCATTGCCGGCAAGCCAGCGCCCACGGGAACCCCACGGGTTCAAGGCCTGTGGTGATCTTGTGGGCGCTGGCTTGCCGGCAATGGGCCGAAACAGGCAACCCATCAATTCAAGCGGCAAACCCACCATCAATCGTGAGGCTTGCCCCGGTGATATACCCCGCCTCTGGCCCAGCAAGGTAAGCCACAAAGCCGGCAATTTCTTCCGGCTCGCCATACCGTCCAATCGCCATCAACGGGATCAGGCTCTCGGCAAACTCGCCACTGGCGGGGTTCATGTCGGTGTCCACCGGCCCCGGCTGCACGTTGTTCACGGTAATGCCCTGTGGCCCCAGATCACGCGCCATGCCACGGGTCAGGCCAACCAGCGCCGACTTGCTCATGGCATAAGGCGCACCGCCGGCAAATGGCATGCGCTCGGCGTTGGTGCTGCCAATATTGATGATGCGCCCGCCCTGGCCCATGTAACGGGCTGCGGCCTGACTGGCGACAAACACGCTGCGTACGTTCACCGCCAGCATGCGGTCAAAGTCGGCCAGGTCGAACTCGGTCACCGGTGCTACCGCCAGCACACCGGCGTTGTTGACCAAGATATCCAGCCTGCCAAAGGCCTTCACGGCGTCATCCACTGCCAGTTGCACGGCGGCTGCGTCGGCGCTGTCGGCCCGCAGGGCCAAGGCTTTGCCGCCGTTTTCGGTAATCTCGCGGGCCAGGTCTTCTGCCGGGCCGGCGGAGCTGACATAGGTGAAGGCCACGTGCGCACCTTCGCGTGCCAGGCGGCGCACGATGGCTGCGCCTATGCCGCGGGAACCGCCCTGAACCAGGGCCACTTTGCCTTCGAGTGAAAGTTGCTTGGACATGCTGATCTCCTGCTGGAAGCCAGGCCGAAATGCCTTGGATGGGCAAAGTATCGGCGCTTGATTACCTGCTGATAAGATGGCAATCACTATCAGCAGAGTAAACCTTGGGTTGGCAATGATGGCCGTGGAATCGTTCAACGCGTTGGAGTGCTTCATCCGCAGTGCCGAGGTCGGCAGCTTTGCCGAAGCTGCCAGGCGCCTGAGCATTACCCCCGCCGCCGTGGGCAAGCACGTGGCTCAGCTGGAGGCGCGCCTGGGCGTGCGGTTGTTCCAGCGTAGTACCCGCAAGCTGACCCTGACTGAGGCGGGGCAGCGTTTTCTGGGCGAAGTCAGCGACAGCTTTCGTACCATCCAGTATGCCGTGGCCAACCTGGCCAGCGCCGAAGGCCAGCCGGCCGGGTTGTTGCGGGTGAGCATGGGCACTGTGTTCGGGCGCTTGTATGTGTTGCCCTTGCTGGGTGAGTTTTTACGGCGTTATCCGGCGATTACCCCGGATTGGCATTTCGACAACCGCCAGGTCGACCTGATCGGCCAGGGCTTCGATGCAGCGATTGGCGGTGGTTTCGATCTGCCGCCGGGGGTGGTGGCGCGCAAGCTGACCCCGGCCCACCGGGTGTTGGTGGCAGCACCGGCCTACCTGCAGCGGCACGCACCGATTGACGACCCGCAGGTGCTGCAGCGGCACGACGGCATCCTGATCCGCTCACCGCAGACCGGGCGGGTGCGCTCGTGGCCTTTGACCAGCCGCTGGCAGGCGCAGCAGCCGATGCAACTGCGCCAGGCGATGACCATGAGCGATTCGGACGCGGCGTGCGCGGTGGCCGAGCAGGGGCTGGGGATTGCCCTGGTGAGCCTGCCATTTGCCGTGCCATACCTGCAGGCAGGGCGGCTGCGGCGGGTGTTGCCTGACTGGTACGTGGATGACGGGCATATCAGCCTGTATTTCGCCGAGCACAAGCTGATGCCGGGCAAGACCCGGGCGTTTATCGATTTTGTGGTGGAGCAGTTTGCCGAACAGGGGTTGGCGGGGCGGTTCGATGCCTTGCAAACCCTTTAGGTGTGTTTTGCCTGACCGAGACTTATCGCCGGCAAGCCAGCTCCCACAGGGAGCCTGCAGTATTCAGGCCTGTGGTAATCCTGTGGGAGCTGGCTTGCCGGCGGTAGGGCCCGGTCAGGCAATACCCGTAATGAACAATGCCTGCGCTCCCAGGCTCACCTCATCATCCACCCGCTTGCCCATCAATTGCTGCCCCAGCGGTGAGCGCGGGGTGATCACGGTCACCCGCTCATCCCCCTCACCAATCTTCAACCCCGCCGCCTCAGGCCCGAGGAACAACCGGCGCTGCCCGCCAGCGTCATCTTCCAGGGTCACCAGGTTGCTGATCTGCACCCCGCGCGCCGGGTCATGGTCGCGCAGCAGCAATTGCTGGTAGGTCAGCAGCGCCTGGCGGATCTCGGCGCTGCGGCGGGCCTGGCCGGTGGCCAGGTACGAAGCTTCCAGGCCCAGGGTGTCGTACTTGTTCTCGGCAATGTTCTCTTCGGCGGTGGCAGTTTCGTAGGCGCTTTGCGCCGCGCGGGTCAGCACGTCAAGGTCATGCTCGAGGGTGGCGACGATCTGCGCCAGCAGGCGGGTCTTGTCCATGGTCAGTAACAGAACTCCAGCACGTTGGCCTGGCTTTTGTCGGTGGGGGCGGTGCGGTTCTGCTGCATCCAGAACTGGCATTTGGGGCTGTTGAGGTTGCGCGGGTTGCCCTGCGCGGCCTCGGCGGCCTGTTGCAGTTCCTGTTTGCGCAGAATGCCCTTGTAGTGCTCGAACATCTCGGCCTGGGCGTCTTGTGCCGGGGCTGGCGCCGGGGGGGCGGCAGGCCGGTACACACCGGGGGCCACGGCCTGGGCCAGCGGCTGCACCTGCTGTGGCCACAGTTGCAGCGCCAGCCACAGGCTCGCGGCAATGGCCACGGCGCCCAGCCACAGGCCAAAGGCAACGCACACAATCAACGGCAGCGGCTTGAGGGTGATCTTGAGTTCACGGTGGCGGGCCATGGCAGCCTCCTGGCAGGGTAGGTCGGGGTACATTGTCGCATGCACTTGAGCATTTTTCCGTGCGGGTGCTTTTGTCGGCGACAATTTATCCGCAGAATTCGCGTTTTTTGCACCAGAACGGGAGGGGCGGGTGAAAGCCACCTGGGACATTTTCTGCAGCGTCGTCGACAACTACGGCGACATAGGCGTGACCTGGCGCCTGGCCCGGCAACTGGTGGCTGAGCATGGCCTGGCGGTGCGCCTGTGGGTAGATGACCTGAACGCGTTCACGCCCATGTGCCCAGGGGCTGATGCCAGCGCCGCGCAGCAGTGGCAGCACGGTGTGGATGTGCGTCAGTGGCCTGCGGCCTGGCTGCCGGTGGCACCGGCCGATGGGGTGATCGGCGCCTTCGCGTGCCAGTTGCCGGCGGCCTATGTAGATGCAATGCGTGCCTGCGCCACGCCGCCGCTGTGGCTGAACCTTGAATACCTCAGTGCCGAGGACTGGGTGGAGGGCTGCCATGGCTTGCCTTCGCCGCAGCCCAATGGCCTGCGCAAGGTGTTTTTCTTCCCCGGCTTTACCGAAAAAACCGGCGGCCTGCTACGCGAGGGCTCGCTGCTGGCGCGGCGTGATGCCTTCCAGCAGTCGGCCGGGGCACGCCAGGCGTTTCTGCAGGAGCTTGGGGTAGCGCCCGAGCAGGGGGCATTGCTGATATCGCTGTTTGCCTACGAAAACACGCAGTTGGCCAGCTGGCTGAATGCCTTGGCCACAGGCGCGCAACCGTGCCACCTGCTGGTACCGCAAGGGCGTATCGTGGCGGGGCTGAGCCAGTGGCTTGGCGAGGTGCCGCTGCAGGTGGGCAGCGTGCGCAAGCGGGGCGCGCTGACCGTGCAGGTGCTGCCGTTCGTCAGCCAGGACGACTTCGACCGGCTGCTGTGGAGTTGCGATTTCAACGCGGTGCGTGGTGAAGACTCGTTCGTGCGGGCGCAGTGGGCCGGGCAGCCGATGCTGTGGCACATCTATGTGCAGGACGAGAACGCCCACTGGGAAAAGCTCGAAGCGTTTCTGGCGCATTATCGACGCGGCCTGTCAGATGAAGCCGATGCCGCCCTGCTGGGCCTGTGGCGTGCCTGGAACATGGACTGCGACATGGGCCAGGCGTGGCAGGCAGCCCGCCAGCACTGGCCAGAACTGCAACGGCATGCCCGGCTTTGGGCGGTGCGACAGGCCGCTCAGCCGGACCTTGCCACAGCGCTAGTACACTTTTACCGAAATTCGCTATGATACGCGGCCTCGATTTTTATAAATCCATCCAGATTCGGATACTTCGTAATGAAAACTGGTAAAGAACTGAAACCCGGTACCGTCCTGCGGATCGACAACGACCCGTGGCTGGTTCAAAAAGCTGAGTTCACCAAGTCGGGCCGTAACAGCGCGATCATGAAGACCAAGCTGAAGAACCTGCTGACCGGCTACAAGACCGAAACCGTATACGGTGCGGACGACAAGCTGGACGACGTGATCCTGGATCGCAAAGAAGCGACCCTGTCGTTCATCAGCGGTGACACATACACCTTCATGGACACCACCGACTACACCATGTACGAGCTGAACGCCGAAGACATCGAGGCCGTTCTGCCGTTCATCGAAGAAGGCATGGAAGACATCTGCGAAGCTGTGTTCTTCGAAGACCGTCTGGTATCGGTAGAGCTGCCGACCACCATCGTGCGTAAGGTTGCCTACACCGAAGGTTCGGCTCGTGGCGACACTTCGGGCAAAGTCATGAAGCCTGCCAAGCTGGCAAACGGTACTGAACTCAGCGTTGCTGACTTCATCGAAATCGACGACCTGATCGAAATCGATACCCGCGAAGGCGGTTCGTACAAAGGCCGTGCCAAGAAGTAATTCTTCTTGCAATGTGCACAAAAAACCCGGCCTCGGCCGGGTTTTTTGTGCCTGCGACTTAAACCGTCACATGCAGGCGCACATCCACGTTCCCGCGGGTAGCGTTGGAATACGGACAAACTTTGTGAGCCTTTTCCACCAAGCCTTCGGCATCGGTCTGGGGCAGGCCTGGCAGGTTGATGTGCAGGTCGATGTCCAGGCCGAAACCGCCTGGGATCTGGCCAATGCCCACCTTGGCGGTGATCGAGGCATCTGCCGGCAGGGCCTTCTTCTCTTGCCCGGCCACGAACTTCAGGGCGCCGATGAAGCAGGCTGAGTATCCGGCAGCGAAAAGCTGCTCGGGGTTGGTGCCGTCACCGCCTGCGCCGCCCAGTTCCTTGGGCGTGCTCAGGCTGACTGCCAGCTTGCCGTCGCTGGATTTCGATTTTCCGTCGCGCCCACCGGTGGAGGTAGCTTCTGCGATGTACAGCGGAGTGACCTTTTGCATCTTGAGCCTCGCTAATGTGCTGTGCGCTCCCGGTCAAGGAGGGCGCGGATTGGTGTGGGATTTAAATTAGCGCGCAATTAGTTTGCGCGCAAGATAAATCATTGCCGTCCATCCGAACGGCCAGTGCACAGCATAGCTGTCAGAGGTTTTTCTGCAGGTTCTCGCGCAGGTTCAGCAGGTCGGCCTGCAGTTGCTGCAACTGCTCCAGGCTGCGCCCGCTGGCTTTGAGGATGCACTGCGGCACTTTTTTGGCCTGCTGTTGCAGGGCGCGGCCCTTTTCAGTCAGCTGCACCATTACTACCCGTTCGTCCTCCCTGCTGCGGTTACGCTGCAGCAGGCCTTCACTTTCCAGGCGCTTGAGCAGTGGCGTCAGGGAGCCCGGGTCGGTCAGCAGGTGCTGGCTGATTTCGCCCACTGTCAGGTCGTCGCGCTCCCACAGCACCAGCATGGCCAGGTACTGTGGGTAGGTCAGGCCCAAGGCTTGCAGCAGCGGTTTGTAGACCTTGGTCATCAGCAACGAGGTGGAGTGCAGGGCGAAGCAGACCTGGTTGTCCAGCAGCAGCTCGTCGCAAGAGGCTTGGGTGTCGGCGTTCATGCAGGTCCTTGAAATTGATCAATGGGGAATTCTGGCACGCTTATTTTTAGTGCGCGCATTACTCACGCAGTTCACTGCGCAAGGCCAGGTCCCAGGGTGGAATCGGGCTGTAGCGGCTCTTGAGGAATTCGAGCAGCAAACGGCTGCGAGAGTTCGTTTCATGTTCCAGCCGTAGTGCGTAAATGCCGCTGGTCTCGGCTGCTGGCAGGCCGCCGTCGCAAAACAGCGGAACCAGTTCGCCACGCAGCAGGTATTCGCTGATCAGCCAGGTAGGCAGGTGGGCAACACCTAAGCCGGCGAGCGCACCGAACAGCAAG from Pseudomonas fortuita carries:
- a CDS encoding MarR family winged helix-turn-helix transcriptional regulator; this encodes MNADTQASCDELLLDNQVCFALHSTSLLMTKVYKPLLQALGLTYPQYLAMLVLWERDDLTVGEISQHLLTDPGSLTPLLKRLESEGLLQRNRSREDERVVMVQLTEKGRALQQQAKKVPQCILKASGRSLEQLQQLQADLLNLRENLQKNL